A single Xylanimonas cellulosilytica DSM 15894 DNA region contains:
- the hisN gene encoding histidinol-phosphatase, with amino-acid sequence MNRTYEDDLRLAHVIADQVDALTMERFRALDLHVETKPDNTPVTDADRAAEEFIRGQLKRARTRDAVVGEEYGAAGNGSRRWIVDPIDGTKNFVRGVPVWATLIALAEGEEVVMGLVSAPALGRRWWAAKGSGAWTGRSLSSASRLSVSGVTTLEDASFSYSSLDGWEERDKLDGFLDLTRRCYRTRGFGDFWSYMLVAEGAADLAAEPELEVYDMAALVPIVTEAGGRFTSLDGAPGPWGGNAVATNGHLHAEALVYLG; translated from the coding sequence GTGAACCGCACCTACGAGGACGATCTGCGCCTCGCGCACGTCATCGCCGACCAGGTCGACGCGCTGACCATGGAGCGTTTCCGCGCGCTCGACCTGCACGTCGAGACGAAGCCGGACAACACCCCCGTCACCGACGCCGACCGCGCCGCGGAGGAGTTCATCCGCGGGCAGCTCAAGCGGGCCCGCACGCGCGACGCCGTCGTCGGCGAGGAGTACGGCGCGGCCGGCAACGGGTCCCGGCGCTGGATCGTCGACCCGATCGACGGGACGAAGAACTTCGTGCGCGGCGTGCCCGTGTGGGCCACGCTCATCGCCCTGGCCGAGGGCGAGGAGGTCGTCATGGGCCTGGTGTCCGCGCCGGCGCTCGGGCGGCGCTGGTGGGCCGCCAAGGGCTCGGGGGCGTGGACCGGGCGGTCGCTCTCCTCGGCATCCCGGCTCTCCGTGTCCGGCGTGACCACGCTCGAGGACGCCTCGTTCTCCTACTCCTCGCTCGACGGGTGGGAGGAACGCGACAAGCTCGACGGGTTCCTGGACCTGACGCGCCGCTGCTACCGCACGCGCGGGTTCGGCGACTTCTGGTCGTACATGCTCGTCGCCGAGGGCGCCGCCGACCTCGCGGCCGAGCCCGAGCTCGAGGTCTACGACATGGCCGCCCTCGTGCCCATCGTCACCGAGGCGGGCGGCCGCTTCACGTCGCTGGACGGCGCCCCAGGCCCGTGGGGCGGCAACGCGGTGGCCACGAACGGCCACCTGCACGCGGAGGCCCTGGTCTACCTCGGCTGA
- a CDS encoding DUF6912 family protein, whose protein sequence is MRLYVPATLDELDSAVVTATTATWTVPGRHAHAVTTSLASSLPDEDDEGLEWHAFLAAAHDSLLLIAGAHGAIPLRAVVTVEVPDDVALTAHDGDGAASQVRLVADVPATPLVAVHVDEPTAASDIQDVLDLAVSDGPDADAALDDAIQRVTDRDLLWYDPTELRAIPRA, encoded by the coding sequence ATGCGCCTCTACGTGCCCGCCACGCTCGACGAGCTGGACTCCGCCGTCGTCACGGCAACCACCGCCACCTGGACAGTCCCCGGCCGGCACGCCCACGCGGTGACGACGTCGCTGGCGTCGTCGCTCCCGGACGAGGACGACGAAGGACTCGAGTGGCACGCGTTCCTCGCGGCCGCCCACGACTCGCTGCTGCTGATCGCCGGCGCGCACGGTGCCATCCCGCTGCGGGCGGTCGTCACCGTCGAGGTGCCGGACGACGTCGCCCTCACCGCGCACGACGGCGACGGGGCGGCGTCCCAGGTGCGGCTGGTCGCCGACGTCCCCGCGACCCCGCTGGTCGCCGTGCACGTGGACGAGCCGACCGCGGCGTCGGACATCCAGGACGTGCTCGACCTGGCGGTGAGCGACGGGCCGGACGCGGACGCCGCCCTGGACGACGCGATCCAGCGCGTCACCGACCGCGACCTGCTCTGGTACGACCCGACGGAGCTGCGAGCGATCCCGCGCGCCTGA